Proteins co-encoded in one Actinomadura luteofluorescens genomic window:
- a CDS encoding ABC transporter permease: MTARGIGLVARQEIRTRLRTGRWKILLAAWFLTVNGLGLLFRVALEYGDSSSYGEPGVPMFGGVLLGVLVLTLLVTPALGGQSVNGDRERGTLATLQVTRLTPGEIALGKLAAAWGTGLVALLLTLPSLLLPVAEGAIGAGRALVVLLVTALMIGVVCAISQAWSAVLARSVTSILLSYLTVFGLLVGTPLLFTLAVPLTSEHIDGAYGEYDREHTERIWWLLAPNPVVALADAAPRLPERRILVGDQVITRSASSDPLGQISRSVREVRAGDDRYGSSREGGAAVWPWGLAFDLALAGGAVVITASRLRTPLHRVPRGVRVA; encoded by the coding sequence GTGACCGCGCGTGGAATCGGCCTGGTGGCGCGGCAGGAGATCAGGACGCGGCTGCGGACCGGCCGCTGGAAGATCCTGCTCGCGGCCTGGTTCCTGACCGTCAACGGGCTCGGGCTGCTGTTCCGGGTGGCGCTGGAGTACGGCGACAGCTCCTCCTACGGCGAGCCGGGCGTCCCCATGTTCGGCGGGGTCCTGCTCGGGGTGCTGGTGCTGACGCTGCTCGTCACCCCGGCGCTCGGCGGGCAGTCGGTCAACGGCGACCGGGAGCGCGGGACGCTCGCGACGCTGCAGGTAACCCGGCTCACCCCGGGCGAGATCGCGCTCGGCAAGCTCGCCGCCGCCTGGGGGACCGGCCTGGTCGCGCTGCTCCTGACGCTGCCGAGCCTGCTGCTGCCGGTCGCCGAGGGCGCCATCGGCGCGGGGCGGGCCCTCGTCGTCCTGCTCGTGACGGCGCTGATGATCGGCGTGGTCTGCGCGATCTCGCAGGCCTGGTCGGCGGTGCTGGCCCGCAGCGTCACCTCGATCCTGCTGTCGTACCTGACGGTGTTCGGCCTGCTCGTCGGGACGCCGCTGCTGTTCACGCTGGCGGTGCCGCTCACGTCCGAGCACATCGACGGCGCCTACGGCGAGTACGACCGGGAGCACACCGAGCGGATCTGGTGGCTGCTGGCCCCGAACCCGGTCGTCGCGCTCGCCGACGCGGCGCCGCGCCTGCCCGAGCGCCGGATCCTCGTCGGCGACCAGGTGATCACGCGCTCGGCGTCGTCCGACCCGCTCGGGCAGATCAGCCGCAGCGTGCGCGAGGTCCGCGCGGGGGACGACCGGTACGGGTCGTCCCGCGAGGGTGGAGCCGCGGTGTGGCCGTGGGGGCTGGCCTTCGATCTGGCCCTCGCGGGAGGCGCGGTGGTGATCACGGCCTCTCGCCTGCGCACGCCTCTCCACCGGGTTCCCCGGGGCGTTCGCGTGGCGTGA
- a CDS encoding DUF397 domain-containing protein codes for MNFQGTPPARWRKSARCGASNGCVEVARRGGDAISVRDTEDTATILSFRPDEWRRFTEEAKGGRFDHPLK; via the coding sequence ATGAATTTCCAGGGGACACCGCCCGCCCGATGGAGAAAGAGCGCTCGATGCGGCGCCAGCAACGGCTGCGTCGAGGTCGCACGGCGCGGCGGGGACGCCATATCCGTACGCGACACCGAGGACACCGCGACGATCCTGTCGTTCCGGCCCGACGAATGGCGCAGGTTCACGGAGGAGGCCAAAGGCGGCCGTTTCGACCACCCGCTGAAATAG
- a CDS encoding DUF397 domain-containing protein yields the protein MSSFVTPVPQWRKSAYCGASNTCVEIATLVDSSRFIGARDAKHGTQSPVLSFSQSEWREFLKRAKKGDFDLGC from the coding sequence GTGTCCTCTTTTGTCACTCCTGTACCTCAATGGAGGAAAAGCGCCTACTGCGGGGCGAGCAACACCTGCGTCGAGATCGCCACACTGGTCGATTCATCCCGTTTTATCGGGGCGCGAGACGCGAAGCACGGCACGCAGAGTCCGGTCCTGTCCTTCTCCCAGTCGGAATGGCGGGAATTTCTCAAGCGGGCAAAGAAGGGTGATTTCGACCTGGGTTGCTGA
- a CDS encoding DUF5753 domain-containing protein — protein sequence MRRLLDLYEIDGARHDDLISLAHDAAQRGWWEDYRDLPSPLANFIALESEATAAREWGSTVIPGLLQSESYARNVIGGWSDLATLPPQELERRLDVRMRRRELLDGPTPLELSAIIDEAVLRRRIGDHKVMREQLEHLYQMTERPNVNVQILPLDIAHSVLTESFILLEFSSVHDITFPDIVHTESLTISHFADEAVTYMYRLAYSSLSRQALDAAESRRRIAEVKEAW from the coding sequence GTGCGGCGGCTGCTCGATCTGTACGAGATCGACGGCGCGCGGCACGACGACCTGATCTCCCTGGCGCACGACGCCGCCCAGCGGGGCTGGTGGGAGGACTACCGCGACCTCCCGAGCCCGCTCGCGAACTTCATCGCGCTGGAGTCCGAGGCCACCGCCGCCCGGGAATGGGGCAGCACGGTCATTCCCGGGCTCCTGCAGTCGGAGAGCTACGCCCGAAATGTGATCGGTGGCTGGAGTGACCTGGCCACCCTGCCTCCACAGGAACTCGAACGCCGGCTGGACGTGCGAATGCGGCGGCGCGAACTGCTGGACGGGCCCACTCCGCTGGAACTGTCGGCGATTATCGACGAGGCGGTTCTGCGGCGCCGCATCGGCGATCACAAGGTGATGCGCGAGCAGCTCGAACATCTGTACCAGATGACCGAGCGGCCGAACGTGAACGTACAGATCTTGCCGTTGGACATAGCACACTCGGTGTTGACTGAATCGTTTATCCTTCTAGAATTCTCTTCGGTGCACGACATCACCTTTCCTGATATCGTTCACACGGAATCCCTGACGATCAGCCACTTCGCGGATGAAGCCGTCACCTATATGTACCGGCTCGCTTATTCGAGTCTGTCCCGGCAGGCACTGGACGCCGCGGAATCGCGGCGGCGCATAGCCGAGGTCAAAGAGGCGTGGTGA
- a CDS encoding NAD(P)H-hydrate dehydratase, with protein sequence MRYAHEVGKVRAAERALMARLPDGALMQRAAAGLASVCAHLLPAVYGARVVLLVGGGDNGGDALYAGARLARRGARVRAVQAGSTIHPGGLADLRAAGGRLLDSGAEAAIAGADLIIDGLTGIGGTGGLREPHARYAALASESAGLVVACDVPSGVDASTGRVEGAAVHADVTVTFGTHKPGLLIDPGAARCGVVELVDIGLGPDLPDPDVVAARPADIAPPEPRPESDKYRRGVVGILAGGDQFTGAAVLSAGGAVRGGAGMVRFASVARPVELVRQRWPEVVTTVIEPGRHDARVLERIGRVQAWVAGPGLGTGDAAEALLEAVLTTDLPVLVDADGLTVLARRRDLLRRAAPTVLTPHAGELSRLVAAAREDIEAARLDHVRRAAAELSATVLLKGSTTLVAEQDRPVRVNPTGTPRLAAAGTGDVLSGLIGALLAGGMPALDAAAAGAYLHGLAARLASAPTPGPEAPISAQDVIEALPTAFRAVSSLGGDPLEPAVFAQG encoded by the coding sequence ATGAGGTACGCGCACGAGGTCGGCAAGGTCCGGGCGGCCGAGCGGGCCCTCATGGCCCGCCTCCCGGACGGCGCCCTGATGCAGCGCGCCGCCGCCGGGCTGGCCTCGGTCTGCGCGCACCTCCTGCCCGCCGTGTACGGGGCCCGCGTCGTCCTGCTGGTCGGCGGCGGCGACAACGGCGGGGACGCCCTGTACGCCGGGGCCCGCCTCGCCCGGCGCGGCGCCCGCGTCCGGGCCGTCCAGGCCGGGTCCACGATCCATCCGGGCGGGCTGGCCGACCTGCGCGCCGCCGGCGGCCGCCTGCTGGACTCCGGCGCCGAGGCCGCGATCGCCGGCGCCGACCTGATCATCGACGGCCTGACCGGCATCGGCGGCACCGGCGGCCTCCGCGAGCCGCACGCCCGGTACGCCGCGCTCGCCTCCGAGTCCGCCGGGCTCGTGGTCGCCTGCGACGTCCCGAGCGGGGTGGACGCGAGCACGGGGCGCGTCGAGGGCGCGGCCGTCCACGCCGACGTCACCGTCACCTTCGGCACGCACAAGCCGGGCCTGCTCATCGACCCGGGCGCGGCCCGCTGCGGCGTGGTCGAGCTGGTCGACATCGGGCTCGGCCCCGACCTGCCCGACCCCGACGTCGTCGCGGCCCGGCCCGCCGACATCGCCCCGCCCGAGCCCCGCCCCGAGTCCGACAAGTACCGCCGCGGAGTCGTCGGCATCCTCGCCGGGGGCGACCAGTTCACCGGTGCCGCCGTCCTCAGCGCCGGCGGCGCCGTCCGCGGCGGCGCCGGAATGGTCCGCTTCGCCTCGGTGGCCCGCCCGGTCGAGCTCGTCCGCCAGCGCTGGCCCGAAGTGGTCACCACCGTCATCGAGCCGGGCCGCCACGACGCGCGGGTCCTGGAGCGCATCGGACGCGTCCAGGCCTGGGTCGCCGGCCCCGGCCTCGGCACCGGCGACGCCGCCGAGGCGCTGCTGGAGGCCGTCCTCACCACCGACCTGCCCGTGCTGGTGGACGCCGACGGCCTCACCGTCCTGGCCCGCCGCCGCGATCTGCTGCGCCGCGCAGCCCCGACCGTCCTCACCCCGCACGCGGGCGAGCTGTCCCGCCTCGTCGCCGCCGCCCGCGAGGACATCGAGGCCGCCCGCCTCGACCACGTCCGCCGCGCCGCCGCCGAACTCTCCGCGACCGTCCTGCTCAAGGGCTCCACGACCCTGGTCGCCGAACAGGACCGCCCCGTCCGCGTGAACCCGACCGGCACCCCCCGCCTGGCCGCCGCCGGCACGGGCGACGTCCTGTCCGGCCTGATCGGCGCCCTCCTCGCCGGCGGCATGCCCGCCCTCGACGCGGCCGCCGCCGGCGCCTACCTCCACGGCCTCGCCGCCCGCCTGGCCTCGGCCCCCACCCCCGGCCCCGAGGCCCCCATCAGCGCCCAGGACGTGATCGAAGCCCTCCCCACCGCCTTCAGAGCGGTGTCTTCCCTGGGGGGCGACCCCCTGGAACCCGCTGTGTTTGCCCAGGGGTAG
- the alr gene encoding alanine racemase → MRVPAEARVDLGAIGHNVSVLRERAGGAEVMAMVKAEAYGHGLVEAARAALAGGASWLGVAKLAEALRLRDEGVSVRTLVCLGVPGEPYEEAVARDVDLTVGAVWLLDEVVRAAERAGREARIHLKADTGMSRGGARGDDWEALVEAALKAEATGHVRVAGVMSHFACADEPGHPSIAAQLGAFTEMVAHAEEAGARFEVRHIANSAAALTLPEARFDLVRPGIATYGLSPVPALGGFGLRPAMTLVADAALVKRVPAGSGVSYGHTYRTERETTLAVVPVGYGDGIPRHGSNVLEVLAGGRRRTIAGRVCMDQFVVDLGDDPLAAGDEIILFGPGDRGEPTAQEWADALGTISYEIVTRIGARVPRAYPGGGL, encoded by the coding sequence ATGAGGGTTCCTGCGGAGGCACGGGTCGATCTCGGTGCCATCGGCCACAACGTCTCGGTGCTGCGCGAGCGCGCGGGGGGCGCCGAGGTGATGGCCATGGTGAAGGCCGAGGCTTACGGGCACGGGCTGGTGGAGGCCGCCCGGGCCGCGCTCGCCGGCGGGGCGTCCTGGCTGGGCGTCGCGAAGCTGGCCGAGGCGCTGCGTCTGCGGGACGAGGGCGTCTCCGTTCGGACGCTGGTCTGCCTGGGGGTTCCCGGGGAGCCCTACGAGGAGGCCGTCGCACGGGACGTGGACCTGACCGTCGGGGCGGTCTGGCTGCTGGACGAGGTCGTCCGGGCGGCGGAGCGGGCCGGGCGCGAGGCGCGGATCCACCTCAAGGCCGACACGGGCATGTCGCGCGGGGGCGCGCGGGGCGACGACTGGGAGGCGCTGGTCGAGGCGGCGCTCAAGGCCGAGGCCACGGGGCACGTGCGGGTCGCGGGGGTCATGTCGCACTTCGCCTGCGCGGACGAGCCCGGCCATCCCTCGATCGCGGCGCAGCTCGGCGCGTTCACCGAGATGGTCGCGCACGCGGAGGAGGCGGGGGCGCGGTTCGAGGTGCGGCACATCGCGAACTCGGCGGCGGCGCTGACGCTGCCGGAGGCGCGGTTCGACCTCGTCCGGCCCGGCATCGCGACGTACGGGCTGAGCCCCGTGCCGGCGCTCGGCGGGTTCGGGCTGCGGCCCGCGATGACGCTCGTGGCGGACGCGGCGCTGGTCAAGCGGGTTCCGGCCGGTAGCGGAGTGTCGTACGGTCACACCTACCGCACCGAGCGGGAGACCACGCTGGCCGTGGTGCCCGTGGGGTACGGGGACGGGATCCCGCGGCACGGGTCCAACGTGCTGGAGGTCCTCGCGGGCGGGCGCCGCAGGACGATCGCCGGGCGGGTCTGCATGGACCAGTTCGTCGTCGACCTCGGCGACGACCCGCTCGCGGCGGGAGACGAGATCATCCTGTTCGGCCCGGGCGACCGGGGCGAGCCGACCGCGCAGGAGTGGGCGGACGCGCTGGGGACGATCTCGTATGAGATCGTCACCCGCATCGGAGCCCGGGTACCGAGGGCGTACCCGGGAGGGGGGCTGTAG
- a CDS encoding alpha/beta fold hydrolase, with protein MDSRNRRRIGVAGVVAGVGAAGVGAAVGLRRFAVGRVRLRPDPDAAEPFGELRGREMSVRADDGVPLHVEVDGPDDAALTVVFCHGYTLNQDSWHYQRRDLRGSLRLVFWDQRAHGRSGRGEPGDATIEQTGDDLRAVLEAAVPPDRPVVLVGHSMGGMSIMALADRHPELFGSRVVGVALVNTSCGDMGEMTLGLPLVLAKAVRPLAPGTLRGLGRRAELVEKARGLGADLAFVVTRKMAFADKYVSPSVVGFLEQMIRETPIDVIAEYYPALMAHDKIGCLDVLGGVPMLVLAGGRDRLTPAEHARRIAAALPDAELVEVEEAGHVLPLEYPGVVTGGLRRLVERVRPAYEEEERTA; from the coding sequence ATGGACAGCAGGAACAGGCGCAGGATCGGTGTCGCCGGCGTCGTCGCGGGCGTGGGCGCCGCGGGGGTGGGCGCGGCGGTCGGGCTGCGGCGCTTCGCCGTCGGCCGGGTGCGGCTGCGCCCGGACCCCGACGCGGCCGAGCCCTTCGGCGAGCTGCGCGGGCGGGAGATGTCCGTCCGGGCCGACGACGGCGTACCGCTGCACGTGGAGGTCGACGGGCCCGACGACGCCGCCCTCACCGTCGTGTTCTGCCACGGCTACACCCTGAACCAGGACTCCTGGCACTACCAGCGCCGCGACCTGCGGGGTTCGCTGCGGCTGGTGTTCTGGGACCAGCGCGCCCACGGCCGTTCGGGACGCGGCGAGCCCGGGGACGCGACGATCGAGCAGACCGGTGACGACCTGCGCGCGGTGCTGGAGGCGGCCGTCCCGCCGGACCGTCCGGTGGTCCTCGTGGGGCACTCCATGGGCGGCATGTCGATCATGGCGCTGGCGGACCGGCATCCCGAGCTGTTCGGGTCGCGGGTCGTGGGCGTGGCGCTGGTGAACACCTCCTGCGGCGACATGGGGGAGATGACGCTGGGGCTGCCCCTGGTGCTGGCCAAGGCCGTCCGGCCGCTCGCCCCGGGGACGCTGCGCGGCCTCGGCCGCCGCGCGGAGCTGGTCGAGAAGGCCCGCGGGCTGGGCGCCGACCTGGCGTTCGTCGTCACGCGGAAGATGGCGTTCGCCGACAAGTACGTCAGCCCGTCCGTGGTGGGCTTCCTGGAGCAGATGATCAGGGAGACGCCGATCGACGTGATCGCGGAGTACTACCCGGCGCTGATGGCGCACGACAAGATCGGGTGCCTGGACGTGCTCGGCGGGGTGCCGATGCTCGTCCTGGCGGGCGGCCGCGACCGGCTGACCCCCGCGGAGCACGCCCGCCGGATCGCCGCGGCGCTGCCGGACGCGGAACTGGTCGAGGTGGAGGAGGCCGGGCACGTGCTGCCGCTGGAGTACCCGGGCGTGGTGACCGGGGGGCTGCGCCGGCTGGTCGAGCGGGTCCGTCCCGCCTACGAGGAAGAGGAGCGCACCGCGTGA
- the tsaE gene encoding tRNA (adenosine(37)-N6)-threonylcarbamoyltransferase complex ATPase subunit type 1 TsaE has translation MNAVTVTVPTAEDMRELGLRLAGLLRAGDLLVMTGHLGAGKTTLTQGIGEGLKVRGPITSPTFVIARVHPSLAGGPSLVHVDAYRLGGFAELDDLDLDASIAESVTIVEWGEGLAEGLAEDRLEVIISRGDGPGEGREVRIVGVGDRWSDLALGPE, from the coding sequence GTGAACGCCGTCACCGTCACCGTCCCGACCGCCGAGGACATGCGCGAGCTCGGGCTGCGCCTGGCCGGGCTGCTGCGGGCGGGCGACCTGCTCGTGATGACGGGCCACCTCGGCGCGGGCAAGACGACCCTCACGCAGGGCATCGGCGAGGGGCTGAAGGTGCGGGGCCCGATCACCTCGCCCACGTTCGTCATCGCGCGGGTGCATCCGTCGCTGGCGGGCGGCCCGTCGCTGGTGCACGTGGACGCCTACCGGCTGGGCGGTTTCGCGGAGCTCGACGATCTCGATCTGGACGCGTCGATCGCGGAATCGGTGACGATCGTGGAATGGGGAGAAGGGCTCGCCGAAGGCCTCGCCGAGGACCGGCTGGAAGTGATCATTTCTCGCGGGGACGGGCCGGGAGAGGGACGCGAGGTAAGGATCGTCGGGGTCGGTGATCGCTGGTCCGACCTGGCGCTCGGCCCTGAATGA
- the tsaB gene encoding tRNA (adenosine(37)-N6)-threonylcarbamoyltransferase complex dimerization subunit type 1 TsaB: MLVLAFDTATAAITVALYEWTPGEGAVPRGLAEAVDRRRHTELLTPSIAEVMAEAGAAPDDLSAIAVGVGPGPYTGLRVGLVTARAMGEALSVPVHGVCTLDIMAWATKREGPLAVATDARRKEVYWARYDSARFRATEPAVGPAADVLKGAPEGLPVVGEGAALYPEVLGGSGHEPLLPTASALAELAVARLSGLKGPELLPPEPLYLRRPDAKEPGPRKKVTPA, translated from the coding sequence GTGCTGGTCTTGGCTTTCGATACCGCGACCGCCGCGATCACCGTGGCGCTGTACGAGTGGACCCCGGGAGAGGGCGCGGTGCCGCGCGGCCTGGCGGAGGCCGTCGACCGGCGGCGCCACACCGAGCTGCTCACCCCGTCCATCGCGGAGGTGATGGCGGAGGCGGGGGCGGCCCCCGACGATCTCAGTGCGATCGCCGTCGGCGTCGGGCCGGGGCCCTACACGGGCCTGCGGGTCGGGCTGGTCACCGCCCGCGCGATGGGCGAGGCCCTCAGCGTTCCCGTGCACGGCGTCTGCACGCTCGACATCATGGCCTGGGCCACGAAGCGGGAGGGGCCGCTCGCCGTCGCCACCGACGCCCGCCGCAAGGAGGTCTACTGGGCGCGGTACGACTCGGCGCGGTTCCGCGCCACCGAGCCCGCCGTGGGCCCGGCGGCGGACGTGCTGAAGGGCGCGCCCGAGGGGCTGCCCGTCGTGGGCGAGGGCGCGGCCCTGTACCCGGAGGTCCTCGGAGGGTCCGGGCACGAGCCGCTGCTGCCCACCGCGAGCGCCCTGGCGGAGCTCGCCGTCGCGCGGCTGTCGGGCCTGAAGGGGCCCGAGCTGCTGCCGCCGGAGCCCCTCTACCTGCGCCGGCCCGACGCGAAGGAGCCGGGCCCCCGCAAGAAGGTGACGCCGGCGTGA
- the rimI gene encoding ribosomal protein S18-alanine N-acetyltransferase, translating into MSDVVLRPMTGADLPAVHRLDRVLFPEDTWSEEMLAGELADQPRTRYYVVAEAPGGEIVGYAGLAAAGGQADVQTIGVRADRRKGGIGAVLLTALLEEAVRRGSESVFLEVRADNDAAHRLYERFGFERVGIRKRYYQPSDVDAIVMCRKLRDRPPMGFTRPD; encoded by the coding sequence GTGAGCGACGTCGTCCTGCGGCCCATGACCGGTGCGGACCTTCCGGCCGTCCACCGGCTCGACCGGGTGCTGTTCCCGGAGGACACCTGGAGCGAGGAGATGCTCGCCGGGGAGCTCGCCGACCAGCCGCGCACCCGGTACTACGTCGTCGCGGAGGCGCCCGGCGGCGAGATCGTCGGCTACGCGGGGCTGGCCGCGGCGGGCGGGCAGGCCGACGTGCAGACGATCGGTGTGCGCGCGGACCGCCGCAAGGGCGGCATCGGCGCGGTGCTGCTCACCGCCCTGCTGGAGGAGGCCGTCCGGCGCGGCAGCGAGTCGGTGTTCCTGGAGGTCCGGGCCGACAACGACGCCGCCCACCGCCTCTACGAGCGGTTCGGTTTCGAGCGGGTCGGCATCCGCAAGCGCTACTACCAGCCCTCGGACGTGGACGCGATCGTCATGTGCCGCAAGCTCCGCGACCGTCCGCCCATGGGCTTCACCAGGCCCGACTGA
- the tsaD gene encoding tRNA (adenosine(37)-N6)-threonylcarbamoyltransferase complex transferase subunit TsaD, producing the protein MIRDEPLVLGIETSCDETGVGIVRGHTLLADAIASSVDQHARFGGVVPEVASRAHLEAMGPTVERALADAGVAFTDVDALAVTAGPGLPGALMVGVAAAKAYALSLGKPLYGVNHLAAHVCVDQLEHGPLPKPCVAMLVSGGHSSLLLVPDVAGDVRPLGSTVDDAAGEAFDKVARVLDLGFPGGPVIDRMAREGDPAAIAFPRGKYNDGTYDFSFSGLKTAVARWVEAKERAGEPVPVADVAASFQEAVVDVLTQKALKVCKDNGVDHLLIGGGVAANSRLRALAAERCAAAGVHLRVPRPKLCTDNGAMVAALGSELVASGIGPSDLELPADSSLPVEAVLVP; encoded by the coding sequence GTGATTCGGGACGAGCCACTGGTGCTCGGCATCGAGACGTCCTGCGACGAGACCGGGGTCGGGATCGTGCGCGGGCACACGCTGCTGGCGGACGCGATCGCCTCCAGCGTGGACCAGCACGCCCGGTTCGGCGGCGTCGTGCCGGAGGTCGCGTCGCGCGCCCACCTGGAGGCGATGGGGCCGACCGTCGAGCGCGCGCTCGCGGACGCCGGGGTGGCGTTCACCGACGTGGACGCGCTCGCGGTGACCGCGGGCCCGGGGCTGCCGGGCGCGCTGATGGTCGGCGTCGCCGCCGCCAAGGCGTACGCGCTGTCGCTCGGCAAGCCGCTCTACGGCGTCAACCACCTGGCCGCGCACGTGTGCGTCGACCAGCTCGAACACGGCCCGCTGCCGAAGCCGTGCGTGGCGATGCTGGTCTCGGGCGGCCACTCGTCCCTGCTGCTGGTCCCGGACGTGGCGGGCGACGTCCGGCCCCTGGGCAGCACGGTGGACGACGCGGCGGGCGAGGCGTTCGACAAGGTCGCCCGCGTCCTCGACCTCGGGTTCCCGGGCGGGCCCGTCATCGACCGCATGGCCCGCGAGGGCGACCCGGCCGCGATCGCGTTCCCGCGCGGCAAGTACAACGACGGCACCTACGACTTCTCGTTCTCCGGCCTGAAGACGGCCGTGGCGCGCTGGGTCGAGGCGAAGGAGCGCGCGGGCGAGCCCGTCCCGGTCGCCGACGTCGCGGCGTCCTTCCAGGAGGCCGTCGTGGACGTCCTGACGCAGAAGGCGCTGAAGGTCTGCAAGGACAACGGCGTCGACCATCTGCTGATCGGCGGCGGCGTCGCGGCCAACTCGCGGCTGCGCGCCCTCGCCGCGGAACGGTGCGCGGCGGCCGGGGTCCACCTGCGGGTCCCGCGGCCGAAGCTGTGCACCGACAACGGCGCCATGGTCGCCGCCCTGGGCTCGGAGCTGGTCGCCTCCGGGATCGGCCCGTCCGACCTGGAACTGCCCGCCGACTCCAGCCTCCCGGTCGAGGCCGTCCTCGTGCCCTGA
- a CDS encoding phosphotransferase family protein, whose translation MDQVTHLPAPCLPTGVPPGHTTLRWVEECLGKGAEVRMVRPLAGGSAHANHALLVESRSGEAHHLVLRRWTTREAAPRHCYGDAEFSPEREIAALALLAGCKVPAPSLVAADPSGAYCDVPALLLTRLRGHPPRPSPDDLPEYLIQLAAALLSVHELNGASTMPPYVPHNRLDVRLPPKHALRPDLWERAFEVAARPAPEAPARFIHRDYDADNTLWSYGGLTGIVDWSDASSGPISVDIACMRRGLALRYGASVADRFLCSFDQVSGGHAHDPYWDVRALLDLLPEDDARLVDEPQVPLYEDYLDRLLAQC comes from the coding sequence ATGGATCAGGTGACCCACCTTCCGGCTCCCTGCCTGCCGACCGGCGTCCCGCCCGGGCACACCACCCTGCGATGGGTGGAGGAGTGCCTCGGCAAGGGCGCCGAGGTCCGCATGGTGCGGCCCCTCGCCGGCGGCTCCGCCCACGCCAACCACGCCCTCCTCGTCGAGAGCCGCTCCGGCGAGGCCCACCACCTCGTCCTGCGCCGCTGGACCACCCGAGAGGCCGCCCCCCGCCACTGCTACGGCGACGCCGAGTTCTCCCCCGAGCGGGAGATCGCGGCGCTCGCGCTGCTCGCCGGCTGCAAGGTCCCCGCACCGTCCCTGGTCGCCGCCGACCCGTCGGGCGCCTACTGCGACGTCCCCGCCCTGCTCCTCACCCGGCTGAGGGGCCATCCGCCGCGCCCGTCCCCCGACGACCTGCCCGAGTACCTGATCCAGCTGGCCGCCGCGCTGCTGTCGGTGCACGAGCTGAACGGCGCGTCCACGATGCCGCCGTACGTCCCGCACAACCGCCTCGACGTGCGGCTCCCGCCCAAGCACGCGCTCCGCCCCGACCTGTGGGAACGCGCCTTCGAGGTCGCCGCCCGGCCCGCCCCGGAGGCGCCCGCCCGGTTCATCCACCGCGACTACGACGCCGACAACACGCTGTGGTCCTACGGCGGGCTCACCGGCATCGTCGACTGGTCGGACGCCTCGTCCGGCCCCATCTCCGTCGACATCGCGTGCATGCGCCGCGGCCTGGCGCTGCGCTACGGCGCGTCCGTCGCCGACCGCTTCCTGTGCTCGTTCGACCAGGTCTCCGGCGGCCACGCGCACGACCCGTACTGGGACGTCCGCGCGCTCCTCGACCTGCTCCCCGAAGACGACGCCCGCCTGGTCGACGAGCCCCAGGTCCCCCTCTACGAGGACTACCTCGACAGGCTCCTCGCCCAGTGCTGA